TGTGTTTTTCCACCTGCTGCGGAAGAGACTTTTGACTTTAAAGTGCAAGTCCCGTAATTATGTTttgtaatattataatatagacTTCTAGTTTacctttttttcattttcataactCAAGTCATTTAAAGATTGAAGGTGTTTATTTACACGCCCTTTGTGATATCGGCTAAACTCTTTCTACATGTGAAATTCCTTGATAATAATGACAGACCCCACCAATGCGAATATGGTTGATTTCTCGTTGGGCCGTAAAATCCTAAATTTAACAGTAGGAACATGTCTCCAACAAGGGCTTTTTGCAAAAAACCAAGTTTGAAAATAAGTCCAACAGCTTCATAATCAACTGTCAATTCCCATTAATATGAAAATAGACTTGCTCAATATTGTGTAACCGGAAATCCAAAAACTTTTTAAATCAGGTCGACGCTTTTGTTTCATATGTTGTGACCAAATTTTAGCATTTGAATTCCGAGTGAAATTTGAGAGCTCGATGATATTATCTAATAAATTTAGGATATTGTTGAAACATAGACAAACCCCTATCAAACCCTATCAAATTAATAGCCGAGTGTATGTTGCAATCTAGTAACTGGACTGGACTGGACTGCTACCACCGACGGCAGACTTCATCCAAGAGGAAATCCAGATAACGCACCATCTACAAAATTCCACCCAATCAGGTAAATCCACGTGTCAAAGAAAGCagctcatcatcttcttcttgattGCTCTGCCGATAGTGGTCCCCACCCGCTTTTCACTTTTTCGTGACCTCCATTAGATACTTCTCCTTTCCCTATAATTCCACACTCGTCCTACTGTTGTGCAGCAACAACACTCCCTCCATGAACAGAAAACGACGCCCCACAGCTAGAAAGTCCAGGACTAAGGCCAAGAAACCGAAATTCCTCAGCCTCCGCCTCCAGTTCCCGGCCGAGGAAGTTGTGAAAACCAGGCGGATCGGTGAAACGCGTGCAGCGGGTGCCTCCGCCGCAGGATCGGTGGAAGTCATTACCACAACCTCTCCCCCCGCTGATAGTGAATCCCACGGGCTCAACTTATTCCCGCTGCACCCGGGGAATCAACTTCAAGACAAAGAGAGTGCCCAAGATCAAGAGAACGTCGCGTACTTCTTCTCCACCACAGACGGCGGCGCAACCTCCCTCACCGACCTTCTCGATGATTCCGCCGATACCCCCTCCATCTCATCCCACACTACAATCAACAACAGTGACAGGTACCGGTACGTAATGGCTCGCGTTTTGGAATCCTCAGAGTACTTACGGATTATAAAGTTTGAGAATTTCTTGATTTGTGGTTTCAGACAAGATGATCTGTCCCCGTCATCGGCCTACGGCGGTCCCGAGAGCAGAGACGGGTCGGCGGCGCTTGTACGCAACGCGATGAAAAACAGAGAGCGGGACTCCAGCGAGGAGAAGTGGGTGTGCTACTCGGAGGTTGTGGAGAGGAAGAAGATAAAGGAGGAGGAGGTGACCAGCTCCGCCGCGGATCCGCGGCTGAGCGATGATCGGGCGGCGATCCAAGGGCTTTCGTTGAAGCTGGATTATCAAGAAATCTTGAAGGCATGGTCCAATAAAGGCCCGCTTTATGTGGATTCGGAGAATTCCCAGATCGTCCCCAACATGTCCGATGATTTTCTTCTCTTGCAAGAGTCATCATATAACGTAAGATTATTATTTTACCTTTACTATGtacttaatttattaattaaatacatattacATGTTAATTTATTGTTTAATATAAAGAAATATCGccgaattatttaaaaaattggatATTTTGAATTAACAGGTAACTAAGGATGAgtattaaattgattttttaatctttttgTGAAGGAAAAAAGGTGTACACCTTTATAGAAATGGCATCGAGCTTTGGTactatttttttaattcttttctACAAACAACAAAGACCACGTGCTTTTGACCATACACAATGGAATTATTAGATATGTTATGTAAGATTTTTATATTTAGATAGATGATTTGGATTTAGAATTGGAATTGGATCTCGGCccttatttaatataaaaaaacaacaggaattatcaataatattttgaagtaggaGGTCAATTATTGAATAAGATGGGGTTGATGCAAGTTGGATCAACAAGGAATCTTTGGAGTGTAGTCTTTTTTTGGGGGGGCCATCGTTTTTAATCGGGGGCCCTTTTGCCTCTGCCCCGAATTAATTGATTAATGCTTCTGGAGTTTTCCACCGGAATCCGGTTCGATTTAGTCTTCTTATGTTGTGTTGTATGATTAGCAGGTGATGGGGTGGGCATGTAACGAGGTGAAGATGGGATTGTGGACAGTGCCGGAAATGGGACAAAGGGAAGCCAGTGTGTTGAGGTACAAGGAGAAGAGGCGGAATAGGCTTTTCTCTAAGAAAATACGTTACCAAGTCCGAAAGCTCAATGCCGAGAAACGCCCTCGTCTCAAGGTAATTAGTTATCCCTTGCCTTGGGACAAAACTACATCAGCATTTctctaaaataaaaattataagacCACAATCTTAATTACCTTTTACTCATAATGATATCTGAAatctaaattaattatttattttatttgcagGGTAGGTTCGTGAAGAGAAGTTGAACCCtattttctctatttttttttttttttaaaaaaagaactgtgtaaataataaaagattatttcTGTCTGGTGAACGAACGATGAGAGATTACTAAATTATTACCACACGTCGTCGCTATCGTTATATTGATGTTAGATTTAGAAATTACATTCCCTACGTCAACATTgtcatatattttttctttcctttttcacTGTCCAATTGCATTTTAAGGTTTACTTAATTTGATTTGTTTTAGGTAGGTGATTGGAAAATAGTtgcgaatatatatatatatatatatatttccggAGAATACCGCAAATTCATCACCGTATCCCTTAGCTTTCAATTCAAATTTTCATTACATTCTCTCTTTTCAATTTCAAACCTCATGTCAAATTACTATATCAGACTAAAAAATAATTGTTGGCATCAAGTTGTCAAAGTACAAACCTACGTAATtcaaaacatgaataaaaagaagaaaaaaggcAGCCGATTAAACACCtacaaaatataattcaaacaattCCAAACAGAGGTAACCTACACGTgagaaattcaatttaaaaataacaaagTAAAGAGAACTTCAGTTATGCCAGAGCTCTAGCACTTGATATCAGACTTCTTCTGGATCTTCAGGGTAGCCCCATTCTTAGTCATGTTCGGCGTTCTGCGAATTGTGTTGCTCATGCCATTGCATCTTTTGCTTGTTCGTCTCATTCTCCTTTTGTTTGGGAGTGTGGTAATTTTCCTTTTTGGTTGATTGATCTTGTAATAAAAGACATTTTGCAATTACAATAAATTACAAGAGTTTTCaccgtaaaaaaaaaaaaaaacagacaaAATTTCATCAGCCGTCAGAGTTGATTTCAGTACCGTATACCATGGTTGATCCACCATGAAACTTATCTGCATCAAAATGAAGAAAGTAAAAGGCTTATTATCTCAACTGATTAGAGTAGGATTCGGAAAATAAGAAATTCAGGCACAGGAACTCATATTACCAAACATATCGTTGACATTGGTTTTGACTTGTTAAACTGGTTGAAGTAAAATGCAAGAACATGCTTAACAACTTTGTTCAGATTGATTCAACTCGTTAACTTTCAATTGTATAGCATACTAAACAATTTGGTCCTAGTAATCATCAATCACTAAATATCAACCTGCAAGTGTCCAATTCTTCTaacgaaataaaaaaaaaatcctttcTCTTTCAATCTGTTCTACCAAACAAGAGAATATTTCGAGAGGGATAGGCACATGGGAGTGTTTAGAGAGAGCGCAAACGGAACGGggagaaagaaagaagaaaaatcaAAGCACCCAttgtgttttaaaataaaatgggGTCTCTCCTCAAGGAAATGGCACACAAGTGCTTCGCCGCCGCGTAGGTTCGAGGCACAAAGGTTTTGCCTCGCCTAGGGGGGGAGCCTTTTAAAAACCTGAGCCAAGGTCAAgtatgattcaaaatttgagCAAGTTAAATACTATTCAAGCTTGGCCAATTCCAACAAGTGAAGCTTGACATGCCTCGGATGAGCAAGTCCAAACCAATCTCAACCCACATCAGAGACAACATGTCTAATGCTACAATGAGAATACATTTAAGAAAAATTCATATGATATTAAATCAACATGTAAACTAAAGTAGAACATTTATAGAAAGAGCCTTCACCTTGATTTTAAATTTGTGTAAGAAAGGAGACGCCTTGACCAatgaagaaaagaagagaagaCTTTGGCCAACTTGTGACACAATATTCAATTCCAGCCGCTTGAGGGAGTGTAACTGAGGCAGATCACGAGGAGCAGAATATGTTCTCAGACGAATCTGACAAAAAGATCGAGACAGGATTATATCAGCGATCTTTCCTATTGCTAAGATTAGATATTATTAAATATGAGAGAGCAAAAGTATAATGGTAGAAAACCAACCGTAAAAACCAAGATTTAATGCCAGCTtcaccagctgaactgaataACTTGAGTGTTTGTCGGGTTCACACATAAAGGACTGGCAAAATCCCCCGACAAGACTTAGCTCAGACATTTGGAATTTTTTTAACGGCAGATTTGTTTCATTCCCATCGTATGTAAACGAGACAAGATTCATTGCAGATACTTCCAGACTTTGGATTTGGTAGCATTTGGATATTTCCATAACTCCGAAGTTTGGTAATGGATCAACAACTTGAAGATTCTTTGTAACATAAGAGGTCCTTATGCATAGCTGTTCAAGATGCGGACATGATGCTAGGAATTACTGAAACACCTCATCCTTGATGTCAACATAAACCAACCTAAGGGACCTTAGCGAACCAAAAGCAGGCTTGACAAGTTTCGTCCATCTTACCACACTAGGTGAAGAATTGATGTGGGGAAAGATCAAAAGTTTATGATGGCACAGAAGGAATAAAAGGACCTTTCAATCCTTCCTGTGACGAAGAAAAATACATTACTGATGGACCTAACCCTATTGTTACGGGCCAGCGGCTGCGTTTAAATTGCGGGCTTTTCTGGGTAAAATGATGTTTTTACATTTGGGCTTTACCCAATTATAATTATGTTATTGGACTTGGGCTAATTTATGTAATTAGAGTGAATTGAAATCATgttcaaaaaaataatcaagaaagtgattaaaaaactattttattacCTTTTAGTAGCCATTCGActcttaattttttattataaaaaaaatcacctcACAACTGTCCTGGAAAAATTTAaagatattattatttataaattatattcttTGTTTTAAAGTTTCTCCAACATGAACACAGTGAAAACAATATATTTCTTCAAAGTAGCGACATTGCAATCGAAACAAAACACATTATGGAAACATATTTTTCTAACACAAGTATCTATCATTAGATTGATGTTATATTTACAAATTACATTCCCTACATCAACGTTGTCACAtattttttctttcctttttcacTGTCCAATTGCTTTATTAggttatttaatttgatttttttttttaatttagttttCGGTTAGGTGATTGGAAAATAagccatttatttattttgtgaatATATTCTATTAATGTTGTACATGTCATATGTAATTATGTGTAGAAATGGAATATGACGTATTTGTCAACATCAGATAAGGATAATCAGTAGAAGATAATTTTAATGGGAC
The sequence above is a segment of the Primulina tabacum isolate GXHZ01 chromosome 6, ASM2559414v2, whole genome shotgun sequence genome. Coding sequences within it:
- the LOC142549864 gene encoding uncharacterized protein LOC142549864 isoform X1, whose translation is MNRKRRPTARKSRTKAKKPKFLSLRLQFPAEEVVKTRRIGETRAAGASAAGSVEVITTTSPPADSESHGLNLFPLHPGNQLQDKESAQDQENVAYFFSTTDGGATSLTDLLDDSADTPSISSHTTINNSDRYRQDDLSPSSAYGGPESRDGSAALVRNAMKNRERDSSEEKWVCYSEVVERKKIKEEEVTSSAADPRLSDDRAAIQGLSLKLDYQEILKAWSNKGPLYVDSENSQIVPNMSDDFLLLQESSYNQVMGWACNEVKMGLWTVPEMGQREASVLRYKEKRRNRLFSKKIRYQVRKLNAEKRPRLKGRFVKRS
- the LOC142549864 gene encoding uncharacterized protein LOC142549864 isoform X3 encodes the protein MNRKRRPTARKSRTKAKKPKFLSLRLQFPAEEVVKTRRIGETRAAGASAAGSVEVITTTSPPADSESHGLNLFPLHPGNQLQDKESAQDQENVAYFFSTTDGGATSLTDLLDDSADTPSISSHTTINNSDRQDDLSPSSAYGGPESRDGSAALVRNAMKNRERDSSEEKWVCYSEVVERKKIKEEEVTSSAADPRLSDDRAAIQGLSLKLDYQEILKAWSNKGPLYVDSENSQIVPNMSDDFLLLQESSYNQVMGWACNEVKMGLWTVPEMGQREASVLRYKEKRRNRLFSKKIRYQVRKLNAEKRPRLKGRFVKRS
- the LOC142549864 gene encoding uncharacterized protein LOC142549864 isoform X2, with translation MNRKRRPTARKSRTKAKKPKFLSLRLQFPAEEVVKTRRIGETRAAGASAAGSVEVITTTSPPADSESHGLNLFPLHPGNQLQDKESAQDQENVAYFFSTTDGGATSLTDLLDDSADTPSISSHTTINNSDRYRQDDLSPSSAYGGPESRDGSAALVRNAMKNRERDSSEEKWVCYSEVVERKKIKEEEVTSSAADPRLSDDRAAIQGLSLKLDYQEILKAWSNKGPLYVDSENSQIVPNMSDDFLLLQESSYNVMGWACNEVKMGLWTVPEMGQREASVLRYKEKRRNRLFSKKIRYQVRKLNAEKRPRLKGRFVKRS